The region GTGGTCAAAACAGAAGTGGATTCTAGTTATGACGGAAAATCTATCAAGCCAGTAAAGTAATTCTCAAAAGGTACCCCTTAGTTTTTCGTACTGTCGTCGCGTCAGAACTTTCAACAAAGAAGTGGTTTGAGGCGAGCTATTTCTTAGTCCAACAGTCGATCTGCGCACTTTTCGGTCCATTAATTAAAACCTTTGCGCTATTTGCGGCATCGCCCGCTGACAAGGGAAGCCTGATATCAAAACGTTTAAGACTTTCCTTCGAATTAGGGCCGTACTTACCGTTAATATCTATATACTGCCAAACACTTATGGATCGTTCTTTCTCGACTAGCAATAGCCCTGATGCTTTATCATAGCTAGCTTCACGACGAAGAAGCAATCGAGCCGGCCCTGTAATGTCCTCGATGGCAAACTTGAGAACAGGAGAGTCCTCAATGCTTGCACCCTCTACGCGAAACTCGAATTTTTGGTGTGTAGCTCCACTTCTGAAGTGACAGATATCAACTTCTGCGAACGCATTTGATGCCAATAAAGTTGCCAAGAGACAAATTGTGGAAAGTACTAATTTCATAAAAACTCCTTTAGTTGAATTTAAACCCATTAAATCTACGAACTACATCACTTCTCATAAATATTTTTTATTGTTTCCAGCAATAGGTGTAGAACTCCCTTTCTTTTGGTGTGCCAAATCGTATGACTGTTTTTGAAATCACAAGGTTTTCATTTACTCTACTGAAATCTTTTATAGGCATTACTTTCTTTGGATCATCAAATGGAAAAGATGGTGTAAGTGCTATTAAGTCGGTTGGAGTTTGGATCATAATTATTCTTGCAGCAATTGCCCTCACTTGGGAGTCTGTGCCCACTTCAAGAGCTTCAGCAAGGAGAATAGTTCTAGTTTTATCTGTGGCCTCAGGAAAAAGCGGGCCATGCGCGGGCTGACCCTTTTCGTATACATAATTATATTTTTTTAGAGCAACTCCCTCTCTGATATAATTCCAATCTTTGCTTGCCTTCGCACAACGTATTGCACTGGAACTTTTGAAAATATCAAAATCTGAGAACTGCGCCGCAGTTGAGGACTCTTCATATAACATCTTTAAAACTTCATATGGACTTGCATTAGGATGTGCGGCTTGTATTCTTTCAACCGGGCTTGCCACTGATAAACTCGAACTGATAAAAATAGCAATAAAAATGAATTTCATAAATTTTCCCCTTTCAAGGTCTAAAATTAAACTCACCATAATGGGAACATTTTAAAATTGAAATAGAGAACAATTTAAAATGTCACAATGTGGGGCAAAAAATGCACCACTAGGTATTTTTTTACAAAATTCATTTTTTTAACAAGCTCAAAACCTAATATGTTATAACCCTCTCTATGAACTTTATAGATACAAAGAACGAAGAATTTAGATTGCTCCTTCAACAGGAGTTTGCTCATCGTACAGCTAAGAATCCAAATTACTCCTTACGTAGTTTTGCAAGATACTTAGACTTCGATCATAGCTCGCTATCAGGTATTTTATCAGGTAAACGCGCTATTACTCATAAAACTATTCAAAAACTTTCTCCTAAGCTGAATCTTAAACCTCGGGTTTATATGCATCTATTGAGTGGGTTGTCCTTTGCTGAAATGACGACAGATCATCAAAGGTTAGAAGAAAGTACTTTCTCTTATATGTCAGAATGGGTTTATGATGCAGTTTTAGAATTGACACGCGTTAAGGGATTTAAGTTCTCAGATGAGACCGTAGCTAAAAAATTAGGAATTAATATCATTTATGCAAGATCAGTTATTCAGACTCTTTTAAGTTTAAAGCTTCTCTGTAAAGAGGGGAAAAACTATAAATTAGCACTTAAAAGAACAACCAATTTATCTAGTAATGAGCACACCAGTGCTGCCTTAAGAAAATATCAAAAATCTTTGTTAGAAAAATCGATTCTTGCATTGGATACAGTTGAACGAAGCGAAAGAGATCATACGTCTTCTACATTTGCTATTAATAAAGAAGATCTCCCTAAAATAAAAAAAATAATTCAAAAATTTAGATATGAAATATCTGAATTTGTACAGAGGAAAGAAGAAAAAATGAATGACGTTTATAGCCTTCAGGTTTCATTTTTCCCCCTCACTCAAATACAAAAGAAGGAAAAATGAAACACTTTTTATTATCTGTAATATCTATCAATGTTCTATTTATAGGATGTGGAAGAAACAATCAGCAACCTTCGCATCCAGCGAACTCTAGTGTAACTCAAGAACAAGATCGCGGTGGTGGCAATTTTACGACAGCATTATTTTGGGAAAAAGCTTTGAGTGAAATTAAGCCTAAATTAGAATCCTTAGAAGATGAAACTATAATATCGAAAGAAGATAAAGAGAATCTAATTAAATTAATTGATAAAAATATTGTAGAAGTAAGGCTAACAGAAGAGCCACTCTATATTGTAAAAGATAACGAATCAATTCCTGTTGATGCCGTTAATTATCCAGCACAAAAATTGATTGAATTGTATAAACCTGTTTGGATGGATATGGTCAAGGACGGCTATGTTGTTAATTATCTTATCCTTCATGAATTTTTAGGATTAGCAAAAATAGATGATACAAATTATAAAGTCAGCGCAGAAATCATGCCAGCAGTAAAAATGAAAATTTCTTTTAGTTCTAATCAAGTGAGCTGTAGGGTTTCTGGAAAGTTTTTATTTTATGATGAAAAAGAATGGCTCATTCGTGATATGCCAGAGTCAGAACCTGTCGTAAAAAAATTTTCAGAACAACAATCTGTAAATAATGCTTCTTATAATAAAAATGATATTTCTATCAAAGCAATGCGTATGGATTTACCTGTTGTTACTGATACACAAGCTCAACCTGATTCTGAATATTATGTTGTTGTGGATATTCAGCTTGTAAATTCTTACAAACATCGCGGAATATGGGATGCATTCAATGAATTTTTCCATGAACCTGCAAAGCTAAATATTACATGGAGATTGTTAGAAAAATTTCCTAATGGAAAAATTGGTTCTCTTGCAATAGCTCAAAGTTCCACAAGCACTACTGATGAAATGAGTGATGGTGCGACTCTTTCCGAAAATATTCCGGTTTCTTCATTCGCTGAAAAATTATCACAAAATGGTTTTACATTGGGGTTGGCACCACACAAAGGAGAAATGAGTAGCATGTTTCATTCTTACAATATTGCAGGTTTTTTACAGCAAACAGCTTCTTCTCAGGGGCTAAAAGGTGAAGCCGCAAATTTATTTGTTATTAATAAAGTATTAAAAGGCTTCCCTAAGGCAATGCCATTTAGAGTTTGGGT is a window of Bdellovibrionota bacterium DNA encoding:
- a CDS encoding DUF4423 domain-containing protein, which codes for MNFIDTKNEEFRLLLQQEFAHRTAKNPNYSLRSFARYLDFDHSSLSGILSGKRAITHKTIQKLSPKLNLKPRVYMHLLSGLSFAEMTTDHQRLEESTFSYMSEWVYDAVLELTRVKGFKFSDETVAKKLGINIIYARSVIQTLLSLKLLCKEGKNYKLALKRTTNLSSNEHTSAALRKYQKSLLEKSILALDTVERSERDHTSSTFAINKEDLPKIKKIIQKFRYEISEFVQRKEEKMNDVYSLQVSFFPLTQIQKKEK